CTGAAGCCGGAATCGGTGTAATCGTAGCCATTACAGAAGGTATTCCAGTGAAAGATATGATCACTGTTAAGGAATACATTCAAGATAAAGATTGTCGTTTAGTAGGACCTAACTGTCCTGGTGTTATGACTCCCGGTGGAGCGAAAGTAGGTATCATGCCTGCCTTTATCTTCAATCCTGGTCGTATCGGTATCGTATCTAAATCCGGTACCTTAACCTACGAAGCAGTAGATCAAATTACCAAAGCGGGTATGGGTCAAAGTACTGCCATTGGTATTGGTGGAGACCCCATTATCGGTACTTCTATGAAGGATGCCATCGAATTATTGATGAACGATCCTGAAACTGACGGTATTGTAATGATCGGTGAGATTGGTGGTCAGATGGAAGCTGAAGCCGCTCGTTGGATCAAAGAAAACGGAACTAAGCCAGTAGTTGGTTTTATTGCCGGTGAAACTGCTCCTAAAGGTCGTACCATGGGTCACGCCGGTGCAATTGTAGGTGGTAGCGAAGATACTGCCCAAGCTAAAAAAGCCATTATGCGCGAATGTGGAATCCACGTGGTTGATTCTCCTGCAAATATTGGTAGCAAAATGACTGAAGTATTGGCCTAAGTCCAATTCACAATATTTAAAATCCCAATGGTATCTTACCCTTGGGATTTTTTTATGCCCAAAATTTAAATTCCGCTATGGCAGATCTGGCAGCACTTAAACGTAGCTTTCTTCAAGCTTTGGATTCAGAATTACAATCTGAATATGAAGCGCGCTTCTTCAAGCTATTGGCTGATAAATACCAATACAGTCGCTTGGATTATCTCAGTCAGAAGGAATGGCCAGAAAGCAATTTGAATACTTTGAAGCAGGATTTAGCGCAATTGGAAGCAGGCTATCCGGTTCAATACCTAATCGGCTGGACCGACTTTGCCGGAATGCAAATTGGAGTGAGTCCGGCTGTCTTGATTCCTCGTCCGGAAACGGAAGAATTAGTAAAGCTTGCTTTTCAGTATAAACCGGATGCCCAAAGAGCTATTGATTTGGGAACGGGTAGTGGTTGTATCGCCCTCGCTTTGGCGCAGAAAATTGAACAGGTCTATGCTCTGGATAAAAGTGAGGATGCTTTGATGCAGGCCCACGCCAATGCAAGATCTTT
The Croceimicrobium hydrocarbonivorans genome window above contains:
- the sucD gene encoding succinate--CoA ligase subunit alpha; this encodes MSVLVNKDSKVIVQGFTGSEGTFHAGQMIEAGTNVVGGVTPGKGGQKHLDRPVFNTVADAVKETGANVSIIFVPPAFAADAIMEAAEAGIGVIVAITEGIPVKDMITVKEYIQDKDCRLVGPNCPGVMTPGGAKVGIMPAFIFNPGRIGIVSKSGTLTYEAVDQITKAGMGQSTAIGIGGDPIIGTSMKDAIELLMNDPETDGIVMIGEIGGQMEAEAARWIKENGTKPVVGFIAGETAPKGRTMGHAGAIVGGSEDTAQAKKAIMRECGIHVVDSPANIGSKMTEVLA
- the prmC gene encoding peptide chain release factor N(5)-glutamine methyltransferase, coding for MADLAALKRSFLQALDSELQSEYEARFFKLLADKYQYSRLDYLSQKEWPESNLNTLKQDLAQLEAGYPVQYLIGWTDFAGMQIGVSPAVLIPRPETEELVKLAFQYKPDAQRAIDLGTGSGCIALALAQKIEQVYALDKSEDALMQAHANARSLNLSVEFIEGDMLGDSSNWPQNLDLIISNPPYVRELEKAEMEAGVYEKEPEMALFVPDDDALRFYKAIVNYALKALSQKGLLALEINQYLGPEMRALLEANFEKVEILQDQFGNDRFALAQ